Proteins from a single region of Allocatelliglobosispora scoriae:
- a CDS encoding DUF2278 family protein, producing MPLPRYGVAIGTFHSFFRDPSHEFGEWYHGHIELSTPAGIYEAALDVDAPSSVGVSYRLVDDLTVVDIATIRALPDGFHQLASTPTSGALDYVRSPLLQNRLLWELLGRVTTKAYQLAMRPPPGAPVFGPDASDSVAEALASLRERLGHMIPGPRLPHLRIRHFPWVSSAGDNALDVIEPLLRSAARIYVFGQGFQTGRGVHDVHLNQGDPAGSQWYPTNGIWQDGAVMAEQPDGRVAIWQIKFNTQSLLTDDAGHPR from the coding sequence ATGCCCTTGCCACGGTACGGCGTCGCGATCGGCACGTTCCACAGCTTCTTCCGCGACCCGAGCCATGAGTTCGGCGAGTGGTACCACGGCCACATCGAGCTCTCCACACCCGCCGGGATCTATGAGGCGGCGCTCGACGTCGACGCACCGTCCAGCGTCGGTGTCAGCTACCGGCTCGTCGACGACCTCACCGTCGTCGACATCGCGACGATCCGCGCGCTGCCCGACGGCTTCCACCAGCTCGCGTCCACGCCCACGTCGGGTGCGCTGGACTACGTGCGCAGCCCGCTGCTGCAGAACCGCCTCCTCTGGGAGCTGCTGGGCAGGGTGACGACGAAGGCGTACCAACTCGCCATGCGCCCACCGCCCGGCGCGCCCGTCTTCGGCCCGGACGCCTCGGACAGCGTGGCGGAGGCCCTGGCGAGCCTGCGCGAGCGGCTCGGACACATGATCCCCGGGCCGCGCCTGCCGCACCTGCGGATCCGCCACTTCCCGTGGGTGTCGAGCGCCGGTGACAACGCGCTCGACGTGATCGAGCCGCTGCTGCGCTCGGCGGCGCGGATCTACGTCTTCGGCCAGGGTTTCCAGACCGGGCGCGGCGTCCACGACGTGCACCTCAACCAGGGCGATCCGGCGGGCAGCCAGTGGTACCCGACGAACGGCATCTGGCAGGACGGCGCCGTCATGGCCGAGCAGCCCGACGGCCGCGTCGCGATCTGGCAGATCAAGTTCAACACCCAGTCGCTGCTCACGGACGACGCCGGTCACCCTCGCTGA
- a CDS encoding SixA phosphatase family protein has translation MTERTLIILRHAKAENPAGVADADRPLTQRGHTDAAAAGAYLSNSSLVPDLVICSPARRTRQTWHAVAMALPSAPEVVYEPSVYSGGVAEVLALVQRVVDPIATVLVIGHNPTLSQLSALLDQSGAAGELRTSGIAVHRFTGTWSELRHRSAPLTASHTGRAQL, from the coding sequence ATGACGGAACGGACACTGATCATCCTGCGGCATGCGAAGGCGGAGAACCCGGCGGGCGTGGCCGACGCCGACCGGCCGCTGACCCAGCGCGGGCACACCGACGCGGCGGCCGCGGGCGCCTACCTGAGCAACTCCTCGCTCGTCCCGGACCTGGTGATCTGCTCACCGGCTCGGCGGACCCGGCAGACCTGGCACGCGGTGGCGATGGCCCTGCCGTCGGCGCCGGAGGTGGTCTACGAGCCGAGTGTCTACTCCGGCGGCGTGGCGGAGGTGCTGGCGCTGGTGCAGCGGGTGGTGGATCCGATCGCGACGGTGCTGGTGATCGGGCACAACCCCACGTTGTCGCAGCTCTCGGCGCTGCTGGATCAGTCCGGGGCGGCCGGGGAGCTGCGGACCAGCGGGATCGCGGTGCATCGCTTCACCGGGACCTGGTCGGAGCTGCGCCATCGGTCCGCTCCGCTGACGGCGAGCCACACCGGTCGGGCTCAGCTGTAG
- a CDS encoding N-acetylglucosamine kinase: protein MLVIGVDGGGTSTRCVAATLDGEIVTRSRAGGSNQRSSADPGESLREAIGLTLIAVEPESVVAGVVGLAGAGAAGLAAATALVTEVWESAGLPGRPVVTGDIEIAYAAGTDEPDGTVLIAGTGAVGARIAARRIAHRADGYGWLLGDEGSAVWIGRAAVAAVLAADDGRAAGTSLVKAIPELLGVSADAGLAQGIVRAAYAAPPAALGILSTVVEEAARAGDAVAWEILVGAADRLLRTANAVAGDGGPIVLAGGLLTAPTVVADLVRTGLADRRVVTAVDGAAGAAALALHELADAGTLAPDAAHQSHRRLLTR from the coding sequence ATGCTGGTCATCGGCGTGGATGGCGGCGGCACGAGCACGCGGTGCGTGGCGGCGACCCTGGACGGCGAGATCGTCACGCGTTCCCGGGCGGGCGGCAGCAACCAGCGCTCCTCCGCCGACCCCGGTGAGAGCCTGCGCGAGGCGATCGGCCTCACCCTCATCGCCGTCGAACCCGAGTCGGTCGTCGCGGGTGTCGTCGGGCTCGCCGGTGCCGGAGCAGCCGGCCTGGCAGCGGCGACCGCACTCGTCACCGAGGTCTGGGAGTCCGCCGGTCTGCCCGGTCGGCCCGTGGTCACCGGCGATATCGAGATCGCCTACGCGGCGGGGACCGACGAGCCCGACGGGACCGTCCTCATCGCCGGGACCGGCGCGGTCGGCGCCCGCATCGCCGCACGCCGGATCGCGCACCGGGCGGACGGCTACGGCTGGCTCCTCGGCGACGAGGGCTCCGCGGTCTGGATCGGCCGGGCCGCCGTCGCCGCCGTGCTCGCCGCCGATGACGGTCGAGCTGCCGGCACCAGCCTGGTCAAAGCCATCCCCGAGCTGCTGGGCGTGTCCGCCGATGCCGGTCTTGCGCAGGGGATCGTGCGGGCCGCCTATGCGGCCCCACCTGCTGCGCTAGGCATCCTGAGCACGGTGGTGGAGGAGGCCGCCCGGGCGGGGGACGCGGTGGCGTGGGAGATCCTCGTCGGGGCGGCGGACCGGCTGCTGCGGACCGCCAACGCCGTCGCGGGAGACGGCGGTCCGATCGTGCTCGCGGGCGGGCTGCTGACGGCACCGACGGTCGTGGCCGACCTGGTCCGGACCGGGCTCGCGGATCGGCGCGTGGTGACGGCCGTGGACGGCGCGGCGGGCGCGGCTGCGCTGGCGCTGCACGAGTTGGCGGATGCCGGCACCCTGGCTCCTGATGCGGCGCACCAGTCCCACCGCCGCCTCCTCACGCGCTGA
- a CDS encoding glycoside hydrolase family 10 protein, producing MSSTATSRRALLRATGAAFLGASVGLPLLSGSAHAADPLPRLPLRQMRGMWIASVVNINWPSTTGLSPETQMAEYLAWLDVAQSRKLNAVFVQIRPTADAFWPSPFEPWSQYLTGVQGQDPGYDPLAFMISAAHERGLAFHGWFNPYRVSMQADPAKLVPSHPGRIHPEWIVPYAGKLYYNPGLPEVRAFVQDAIMDAVSRYDLDGVHFDDYFYPYPVGTQVFNDDAAFAAHGEGWTDRAAWRRHNIDLLVTEMQARVRAAKPEVAWGVSPFGIWRNAASDPLGSATAGTQSFDANHADTRRWVRDGLLDYIAPQLYWHIGLAVADYAALAPWWAGVADGTDVQLWIGQAGYKVALTGQPAPWFDPAELSRHLTLNRGYPQIGGDIWYNANDVRADRITSISTVVADHYPHPALPPLLPRLAGGPRPHHPVITSARLTADGVQLNFHATAHGVPRLYAVYRFSDSGRDFTDGRNLVAVLPGGRDGTWTDPDGTDAVTYHVTALDAAARESSPSPGRRPH from the coding sequence TTGTCCAGCACAGCCACCTCCCGACGCGCGCTGCTGCGCGCCACCGGTGCCGCCTTCCTCGGCGCCTCGGTCGGGCTGCCGCTCCTGTCCGGCTCCGCCCACGCGGCCGACCCCCTGCCGAGGCTGCCGCTGCGGCAGATGCGCGGCATGTGGATCGCGTCCGTCGTCAACATCAACTGGCCGTCGACGACCGGGCTCAGCCCCGAGACCCAGATGGCCGAGTACCTCGCCTGGCTCGACGTCGCCCAGTCCCGCAAGCTCAACGCCGTCTTCGTGCAGATCCGGCCGACCGCCGACGCCTTCTGGCCGTCGCCGTTCGAGCCCTGGTCGCAGTACCTCACCGGGGTGCAGGGGCAGGACCCCGGCTACGACCCGCTCGCCTTCATGATCTCCGCCGCGCACGAGCGGGGGCTCGCCTTCCACGGCTGGTTCAACCCCTACCGGGTCTCGATGCAGGCCGATCCGGCGAAGCTGGTGCCGTCGCACCCGGGGCGGATCCATCCGGAGTGGATAGTGCCCTATGCCGGGAAGCTCTACTACAACCCCGGGCTGCCCGAGGTCCGCGCCTTCGTCCAGGACGCGATCATGGACGCGGTCAGCCGTTACGACCTCGACGGTGTGCACTTCGACGACTACTTCTACCCGTACCCGGTGGGAACTCAGGTCTTCAACGACGACGCGGCCTTCGCCGCGCACGGCGAAGGATGGACCGACCGGGCCGCGTGGCGCCGCCACAACATCGACCTGCTCGTCACCGAGATGCAGGCCCGGGTCCGGGCCGCGAAGCCCGAGGTCGCGTGGGGTGTCAGCCCGTTCGGCATCTGGCGCAACGCCGCGAGCGACCCGCTCGGCTCGGCCACCGCCGGCACGCAGAGCTTCGACGCCAACCATGCAGACACCCGTCGATGGGTACGCGACGGGCTGCTGGACTACATCGCCCCGCAGCTCTACTGGCACATCGGTCTCGCCGTCGCCGACTACGCGGCGCTCGCACCGTGGTGGGCCGGTGTCGCCGACGGCACCGACGTGCAGCTCTGGATCGGGCAGGCCGGTTACAAGGTCGCTCTGACCGGCCAGCCCGCGCCGTGGTTCGACCCCGCGGAGTTGTCCCGGCACCTCACCCTCAACCGGGGATATCCGCAGATCGGCGGGGATATCTGGTACAACGCCAACGACGTACGGGCCGACCGGATCACCTCGATCAGCACCGTCGTCGCCGATCATTACCCGCACCCGGCGCTGCCGCCGCTGCTGCCGCGGCTCGCCGGTGGTCCGCGCCCGCACCACCCGGTGATCACGTCCGCGCGGCTGACCGCCGACGGGGTTCAGCTGAACTTCCACGCGACGGCCCACGGGGTGCCCCGGCTCTACGCCGTCTACCGCTTCAGCGACTCCGGGCGGGACTTCACCGACGGGCGGAACCTGGTCGCGGTCCTGCCCGGTGGCCGGGACGGTACGTGGACCGACCCGGACGGCACGGACGCGGTCACCTACCACGTGACGGCGCTGGACGCCGCGGCGCGGGAGAGCTCCCCCAGCCCGGGCCGCCGCCCGCACTGA
- a CDS encoding carbohydrate ABC transporter permease has protein sequence MKRSLYSVVGILVVIVWAFPVYWMATTAVKPGRDMFAAVPQMVPLHPTLANFSRVLDDPIFWQAARNSVIVSACAVALAMVVAFLAALAVARFPFAGRRTFLVVVMVVQMIPHVAIVIPIFLTLGDLQLADTLPGLVVSYLAFALPFAIWTLRGFVAGVPRELEEAALIDGCSRMQAFRRITLPLIFPGLVATSIYTMILAWNEYLLTYFLISSPDKYTLPLWLTHFVGTEGTEFGPLMAGATLIAIPVAVFFAIVQRHLARGLTAGAVKG, from the coding sequence GTGAAGCGCTCCCTCTACAGCGTCGTCGGGATCCTCGTCGTCATCGTCTGGGCGTTCCCCGTCTACTGGATGGCGACGACGGCGGTCAAACCCGGCCGGGACATGTTCGCCGCGGTGCCGCAGATGGTCCCGCTGCATCCGACCCTCGCCAACTTCTCCCGGGTCCTCGACGACCCGATCTTCTGGCAGGCGGCACGGAACAGCGTCATCGTCAGCGCGTGCGCGGTGGCGCTCGCGATGGTCGTGGCGTTCCTCGCGGCACTCGCCGTGGCGCGGTTCCCGTTCGCGGGTCGGCGTACCTTCCTGGTGGTCGTCATGGTCGTGCAGATGATCCCGCACGTCGCGATCGTGATCCCGATCTTCCTCACCCTCGGCGACCTGCAGCTCGCCGACACCCTGCCCGGCCTGGTCGTCTCCTACCTCGCCTTCGCGCTGCCGTTTGCGATCTGGACCCTGCGCGGCTTCGTCGCCGGGGTGCCGAGGGAGCTGGAGGAGGCCGCGCTGATCGACGGCTGCAGCCGGATGCAGGCCTTCCGGCGGATCACGCTGCCGCTGATCTTCCCGGGGCTCGTCGCCACCTCGATCTACACGATGATCCTGGCCTGGAACGAGTACCTGCTGACCTACTTCCTGATCAGCAGCCCCGACAAGTACACGCTGCCGCTCTGGCTGACGCACTTCGTCGGCACCGAGGGCACCGAGTTCGGTCCGCTCATGGCCGGGGCGACGCTCATCGCCATCCCGGTCGCCGTCTTCTTCGCGATCGTGCAGCGGCACCTCGCCCGAGGGCTCACCGCCGGCGCGGTCAAGGGTTGA
- a CDS encoding carbohydrate ABC transporter permease produces the protein MQRRDKRLPFLLIAPSVIVLIAVLGYPLARVVVLSFQRWGVEQIFSDSPPPFVGLENYSRILSDGQFWTVLWRTLLLTAVMVAASMLAGVGIALLMERVHTSVRRAMTFVLVLAWAVPSFVSTQIFGWMTQQNFGVLNHLLGTGQHNWYVNSVEGLGVATVVVVWGAVPFIAITTYAGLTQVPAELIEAARIDGASGRQVLTRITMPLLRPILVVVTSLSVIWDFQVFNQIWILRNSSPETDYQTLTIYAYMQAYAGHEYGYASSVAVVTIALLIVVMVFYLRQIVRMGDVE, from the coding sequence ATGCAGCGCCGCGACAAGCGACTGCCCTTCCTGCTCATCGCGCCGTCGGTGATCGTGCTCATCGCCGTGCTCGGCTACCCGCTGGCCCGCGTCGTGGTGCTCTCCTTCCAGCGGTGGGGCGTCGAGCAGATCTTCAGCGATTCGCCGCCGCCCTTCGTCGGGCTGGAGAATTACTCCCGCATCCTCTCCGACGGGCAGTTCTGGACGGTCCTGTGGCGGACGCTGCTGCTCACCGCCGTGATGGTCGCCGCCTCGATGCTCGCCGGGGTCGGCATCGCGCTGCTGATGGAGCGGGTCCACACCTCGGTACGCCGCGCGATGACCTTCGTCCTCGTGCTCGCCTGGGCGGTGCCGAGCTTCGTCTCGACCCAGATCTTCGGCTGGATGACCCAGCAGAACTTCGGCGTCCTCAACCACCTCCTCGGCACCGGCCAGCACAACTGGTATGTCAACAGCGTCGAGGGCCTCGGCGTCGCCACGGTCGTCGTCGTGTGGGGTGCCGTCCCCTTCATCGCCATCACCACCTACGCCGGGCTCACGCAGGTGCCCGCCGAGCTGATCGAGGCGGCCCGGATCGACGGCGCGTCGGGGCGGCAGGTGCTGACCCGGATCACGATGCCGCTGCTGCGGCCCATCCTCGTCGTCGTCACCTCACTGTCGGTGATCTGGGACTTCCAGGTCTTCAACCAGATCTGGATCCTGCGCAACAGCTCCCCCGAGACCGACTACCAGACCCTGACGATCTACGCCTACATGCAGGCCTACGCCGGGCACGAGTACGGCTACGCCTCCTCCGTCGCCGTCGTGACGATCGCGCTGCTCATCGTGGTCATGGTCTTCTACCTGCGCCAGATCGTCCGGATGGGAGACGTGGAGTGA
- a CDS encoding extracellular solute-binding protein: MKTRLIASAALIGCVLLAASGCGSEADDSGAAKGDLTVWLQVEAQTLWPKSVEETTAAFNKAYPDVKVTVAYQAWTDHLAKFDASAQAGTVPDVIEMGTTEMAQYMAAGAFADLSGKKSTFDNSDAWVKSLTDAATLNGKLYGVPYYGGDRAVIYRTDILADAGITTPPATWAQLTDAVGKLSEKHKADPTFSAFFLPGQHQYSAMPFIIDAGGYIAKQGSDGKWDAGFSTPESIAGLKNWKALMDAGYHGDRTINDLTAFSTMVAGKAAMFYDTSGQMKKVFGKDGDAALKDKVLSFRLPSPTKPDGFLPTFMGGSVVAVPAKSKHAEWGAAWIKEYTSSARQQQFVDGGFLSNTLKVVPSDPQMKGYAEALKDTFTLPPAKNWAQVEKTKLVLTMLVDIATGKATVEQATATADTAIEAALNAA, translated from the coding sequence ATGAAGACCAGGCTCATCGCCTCGGCGGCGCTGATCGGTTGCGTGTTGCTCGCCGCCAGCGGTTGCGGCTCGGAAGCAGACGACTCGGGTGCCGCCAAGGGCGACCTGACCGTCTGGCTCCAGGTCGAAGCACAGACCCTCTGGCCCAAGTCCGTGGAAGAGACCACGGCCGCCTTCAACAAGGCCTACCCCGATGTGAAGGTGACGGTCGCCTACCAGGCCTGGACCGACCACCTCGCGAAGTTCGACGCGTCGGCGCAGGCCGGCACGGTGCCCGACGTGATCGAGATGGGCACCACCGAGATGGCGCAATACATGGCCGCCGGTGCCTTCGCCGACCTGTCCGGCAAGAAGTCCACCTTCGACAACTCCGACGCCTGGGTGAAGTCGCTCACCGACGCCGCCACGCTGAACGGCAAGCTCTACGGAGTCCCCTACTACGGCGGCGACCGCGCGGTGATCTACCGGACGGACATCCTCGCCGACGCCGGCATCACCACGCCGCCCGCCACCTGGGCGCAGCTCACCGATGCCGTCGGCAAGCTCTCCGAGAAGCACAAGGCCGACCCCACCTTCTCCGCGTTCTTCCTGCCCGGCCAGCACCAGTATTCGGCGATGCCCTTCATCATCGACGCGGGCGGCTACATCGCCAAGCAGGGCTCGGACGGCAAGTGGGACGCCGGTTTCTCCACCCCGGAATCGATTGCGGGCCTGAAGAACTGGAAGGCGCTGATGGACGCCGGCTACCACGGCGACCGGACCATCAACGACCTCACCGCCTTCAGCACCATGGTCGCGGGCAAGGCCGCCATGTTCTACGACACCAGCGGCCAGATGAAGAAGGTCTTCGGCAAGGACGGTGACGCCGCCCTCAAGGACAAGGTGCTCTCCTTCCGCCTGCCCAGCCCGACCAAGCCCGACGGCTTCCTGCCGACCTTCATGGGCGGCTCCGTCGTCGCCGTCCCGGCGAAGAGCAAGCACGCCGAGTGGGGTGCGGCCTGGATCAAGGAGTACACGTCCAGCGCCCGCCAGCAGCAGTTCGTCGACGGCGGCTTCCTCTCCAACACGCTCAAGGTGGTGCCGAGCGACCCGCAGATGAAGGGGTACGCCGAAGCACTCAAGGACACCTTCACCCTGCCCCCGGCCAAGAACTGGGCGCAGGTGGAGAAGACGAAGCTCGTGCTGACCATGCTCGTCGACATCGCGACCGGCAAGGCCACCGTCGAGCAGGCCACCGCCACCGCGGACACGGCCATCGAGGCGGCGCTCAACGCGGCATAG
- a CDS encoding MurR/RpiR family transcriptional regulator: protein MTDAHLVARVRAVLPSLTPSAQTIARLILDDPATVANSTITELSAASGTSEATIVRAARALGFSGYTPLRLALAAAAARETPDRLVPGDLGPDDPLTDVIAKVTRAEVEALSDTAAQLDPELLGQVVDAVVAARRIDVIGVAASGLVAEDMVQKLNRIGLMGRSFSDAHLALTSAALAQPADVVFGISCTGETADVVEPLRLAGAGGAVTVAITNNPRSTLAEVATYTLVSAGRETAFRPGALASRISQLLVVDCIFVGVAQRTFATSAEALKVTRAAVENFMAEARPRNGRR from the coding sequence ATGACCGACGCTCACCTCGTGGCCAGGGTTCGTGCTGTGCTGCCCTCGCTGACACCGTCAGCGCAGACGATCGCGCGCCTCATTCTCGACGATCCGGCGACCGTCGCCAATAGCACCATCACCGAACTGAGCGCCGCCTCCGGGACCAGCGAAGCCACGATCGTCCGGGCGGCTCGCGCGCTCGGCTTCTCCGGCTACACCCCGCTGCGGCTCGCGCTCGCCGCCGCCGCTGCCCGCGAGACACCGGACCGCCTGGTCCCGGGCGATCTCGGCCCGGACGATCCGCTCACCGACGTCATCGCCAAGGTGACCCGGGCCGAGGTCGAGGCCCTCTCCGACACCGCCGCCCAGCTCGACCCCGAGCTTCTCGGCCAGGTCGTCGACGCGGTCGTCGCCGCCCGGCGCATCGACGTCATCGGCGTCGCCGCCTCCGGTCTCGTCGCCGAGGACATGGTGCAGAAGCTCAACCGGATCGGCCTGATGGGCCGGTCCTTCTCCGACGCGCACCTCGCCCTGACCAGCGCCGCGCTGGCGCAGCCCGCCGACGTCGTCTTCGGCATCAGCTGCACCGGCGAGACCGCCGACGTGGTCGAGCCGCTGCGGCTCGCCGGTGCCGGTGGTGCGGTGACGGTGGCGATCACCAACAACCCGCGTTCCACGCTCGCCGAGGTGGCGACATACACGCTCGTCTCGGCGGGGCGGGAGACGGCGTTCCGGCCGGGGGCCCTCGCCAGCCGGATCAGCCAGCTCCTCGTCGTCGACTGCATCTTCGTCGGGGTCGCCCAGCGGACCTTCGCCACCTCGGCCGAGGCGCTGAAGGTCACCCGGGCCGCCGTGGAGAACTTCATGGCCGAGGCCCGCCCGCGCAATGGCCGCCGGTGA
- a CDS encoding protein kinase domain-containing protein has product MVNPLAGALLTARYRLIEPIGSGNSGVVWDARDETLDIPVAIRELRFPNGATEEQRTALLQEARLEPRYTGRLTHPNIVAVHDVVEEHDRLWIVLQRVTGRSLAADVAADGPWEPARAARLGIQLVEALIAAHQAGIVHGAIKPSNVLVPEFSGALLTDFPAVAPSADGTLAAIGTAGGTAGYSAPERLTTGTGGPAADLYSLGATLYFAVEGTAPGGSGTTRHRGPLAPVIDGLLSRDPGHRPSLANTREQLSNVLGMISAETPRTKSQRVKVARPAPPRRSRRRLVWVIVAAVVALGLAGAAFAQVRAPHSAASAPTPAAGTPSAAPSPSAPDTTAPQQPVSLVVSGRTTNVITLVWTPAIDDVAVTGYRVQRNGVQVGATPTADYADTGLAVKTAYTYTVIAVDAAGNASVPSAAVAGTTLAVPDTAKPTPPTRVRVTGRSTTSIVLNWTAATDDIGVARYQVRRDGSQVGNVTGTRFTDNGLAPGTTHTYSVRAVDAAGNVSDPSAQVTSATLTAPDTAAPSVPGALRATDRTTTTIKLAWNGSVDNVGVTGYWVYRNGARLLAVDTGAYTDTGLAPGTTYAYQVRASDGAGNLSAPASLSVATIEPQVTGVTTAVSIGGVPNCTATVSATVSVSAGPVTVSLQTVINGETSTSSVSFGAGGAQSRTVTVGTGVGTADGTAQVSSTAPNTVGSSKSWNGPSACQAGFTVGSASASAGDCGSPTISGSVRVTALNNGSAQQFTVQMRVDGSSVAEKTVTIDPNSSDVVGLTSPDPFGNGSYSVTFVVTGGGDSHGTGDVPVSIEC; this is encoded by the coding sequence GTGGTGAATCCGCTGGCCGGAGCGCTGCTGACCGCGCGCTACCGGCTCATCGAGCCGATCGGCTCGGGCAACTCGGGCGTCGTCTGGGACGCACGCGACGAGACGCTCGACATCCCCGTCGCCATCCGTGAGCTGCGGTTCCCCAACGGCGCCACCGAGGAGCAGCGGACCGCACTGCTGCAGGAGGCCCGGCTCGAGCCCCGATACACCGGCCGGCTCACGCACCCCAACATCGTCGCCGTCCACGATGTCGTCGAGGAGCACGACCGGCTCTGGATCGTGCTGCAGCGCGTCACCGGCCGCTCGCTCGCGGCCGATGTCGCGGCGGACGGGCCCTGGGAGCCCGCGCGGGCGGCCCGGCTCGGCATCCAGCTCGTCGAGGCGCTCATCGCCGCCCACCAGGCCGGGATCGTGCACGGTGCCATCAAACCGTCCAATGTGCTCGTGCCGGAGTTCAGCGGCGCCCTGCTCACCGACTTCCCGGCCGTGGCTCCGTCCGCCGACGGCACGCTCGCAGCGATCGGCACCGCCGGCGGCACGGCCGGTTACTCGGCGCCGGAACGGCTCACCACCGGCACCGGCGGGCCCGCCGCCGACCTCTACAGCCTCGGCGCGACGCTCTACTTCGCCGTCGAGGGCACGGCACCGGGCGGGAGCGGCACGACTCGGCACCGCGGCCCGCTCGCCCCGGTCATCGACGGCCTGCTCTCCCGCGACCCCGGCCACCGGCCCAGCCTCGCCAACACCCGTGAGCAGCTCAGCAACGTGCTCGGCATGATCAGCGCCGAGACGCCCCGCACGAAGTCCCAGCGGGTCAAGGTCGCCAGACCGGCACCGCCGCGCCGCAGCCGCCGCCGCCTCGTCTGGGTGATCGTCGCGGCCGTCGTCGCGCTCGGTCTGGCCGGCGCCGCGTTCGCCCAGGTCCGCGCGCCCCACTCGGCCGCGTCGGCGCCAACCCCTGCGGCCGGTACGCCATCAGCCGCTCCCTCGCCGAGCGCCCCCGACACCACCGCGCCCCAGCAGCCGGTGAGCCTCGTCGTCTCCGGCCGCACCACCAACGTGATCACCCTGGTGTGGACCCCCGCGATCGACGACGTGGCCGTCACCGGCTACCGGGTTCAGCGCAACGGTGTCCAGGTCGGCGCGACACCGACGGCGGACTACGCGGACACCGGGCTCGCCGTGAAGACCGCGTACACCTACACCGTCATCGCCGTGGACGCCGCGGGGAACGCGTCGGTGCCGAGCGCGGCGGTGGCGGGGACGACTCTCGCCGTACCCGACACGGCGAAGCCGACGCCGCCCACCCGCGTACGCGTGACGGGCCGGTCCACGACGTCGATCGTGCTGAACTGGACCGCCGCCACCGATGACATCGGGGTGGCCCGGTACCAGGTGCGGCGGGACGGTTCCCAGGTCGGGAACGTGACCGGGACCCGCTTCACCGACAACGGCCTGGCGCCCGGCACCACGCACACCTACTCCGTGCGGGCGGTCGACGCGGCGGGCAACGTCTCCGACCCGAGCGCCCAGGTCACCTCGGCGACGCTCACCGCGCCCGACACCGCCGCGCCGAGCGTTCCCGGCGCCCTGCGCGCCACCGACCGGACCACGACGACGATCAAGCTCGCCTGGAACGGGTCGGTCGACAACGTCGGCGTGACCGGCTACTGGGTCTACCGCAACGGCGCCCGGCTGCTCGCCGTGGACACCGGCGCCTACACCGACACCGGCCTCGCTCCCGGCACCACCTACGCCTACCAGGTGCGGGCGAGCGACGGCGCGGGCAACCTCTCGGCTCCGGCGAGCCTCTCGGTGGCGACGATCGAACCGCAGGTCACCGGCGTCACCACCGCGGTCTCGATCGGCGGCGTGCCCAACTGCACCGCGACCGTCAGCGCCACGGTGAGCGTCTCCGCCGGGCCCGTCACGGTGTCGCTGCAGACCGTCATCAACGGCGAGACCAGCACGAGCTCGGTCTCCTTCGGCGCGGGCGGCGCCCAGTCCAGGACCGTGACCGTCGGCACCGGCGTCGGCACCGCCGACGGGACCGCGCAGGTCTCGTCGACGGCGCCCAACACCGTCGGCTCCAGCAAGAGCTGGAACGGGCCGTCGGCGTGCCAGGCGGGCTTCACCGTCGGCTCGGCGTCGGCCTCGGCCGGCGACTGCGGATCGCCCACGATCAGCGGCTCGGTCCGCGTGACCGCCCTCAACAACGGCTCGGCACAGCAGTTCACGGTGCAGATGCGGGTGGACGGCTCGTCGGTCGCCGAGAAGACGGTGACGATCGACCCGAACAGCTCCGATGTCGTCGGGCTCACCTCACCGGACCCGTTCGGCAACGGCAGCTACTCCGTCACGTTCGTGGTGACCGGCGGCGGCGACAGCCACGGCACCGGCGACGTGCCGGTCTCGATCGAGTGCTGA